Within the Poecilia reticulata strain Guanapo linkage group LG13, Guppy_female_1.0+MT, whole genome shotgun sequence genome, the region TTTAAAGATATCCCATTTGAAGAAACTAACCAAAAATGAAGGAAGAGGGCCATGACGAGATGATgcaaaaactggatttttggGGCAATTAAATACAATCGAAGATAAGTAAAAGTTACACTACTTTGCTGCAATGAGTTATGGTTGCAATATTGAGTTGCATGGTTGGGTTTGATGATGAACTTGGAATATTATTATACcaagtcatgaaaaaaaatgtctgcttgGACCTCTGACTTCAGAAtcagatttattcattaaaacaaataagtttGTGTACGCAAACAGAATTTGACTTCGATTCCACTTTGCACTCAGTGAGGACTTTAAAAAACCTGGGCAAATGGGCATCTTTTGGAAAACAACAGTGTTTTACACAGAGGAAGACAAGGTTGAACCGGTGCAACTACGAGTGAAAGTTTGATGAGGACATATTTATAACCAAATCATACGTCTTGTCCGttgttaaaaaagttaaattggtGTGAAAACTTTGGCAAGGTACTCCATTCATATAGAAAgttgttaaaacaaaattcatattttgaccacattacttttttttttttcatactagTGAGAGAACAGTTATATGAATTAGTTTGATCTGCCAAAACGTCTAATGCTTGTCTTCAACATTTTAGAGGGAAGGAACAGATTTACGGCCAGATCAAAGAGCGAatggaggaaaaactaaatgacAACATGCTGAAAGAGCTTGAGAAAGAACAGGTCCACAGGGACCAGGAGAGAATGAACCGGGAATATCAGGAGGTGCTGATATAAGACGGAGGTACACTTTTCTGAAGCACGGAAATCTCGGGCAAATAATGCAACCACTATGCGTGTCTTCTCCCAGGCCATGGAGAATAAGaggaaggagcagcagcttcttcagAAAGAGATCATGCGCATCAACGCAGACGTTACGAGGGCGAAGGAGAAGAGGCTAGAAGAGGAGAAGATGACCAATTTGAAAGCTATGGACtacctgaaacagaaaatggtCAAAAGGAAACAATTTCTATATATTTAATCTGTCCGTTGGCCTGGTGTATCTTTTCACACTGCATGTGTGCTTCGCTCTGCCCCGATGTTCTCATGACAGGAGCGGGAGGAAGAATTTGAAGCAGAGCAAGAACGAATcaagaaggagaaagagaaggagataGCGAGGCTGAGGGCCCTGCAGGAACGAGCAAAAGATTACAAGGCTGAGCAGGTAAGTTAGGGACCGACGTGGGATCTGCTCGCTGTGACCCCACAGCGGGATCTGCTCACTTTAAAGCACACTTGTTGTTTTGAATCGGAAAGGACGCCATCCGTGCTAAGAGGAACCAGGACATCAGTGACCGAAAGTGGAGGATGCAGCAGAAAGAGCTGGCTGAAAAGAAAGCCAGAGACGAAGCCAATCTGAAGGCGGCTCGGCTGGAGCAGGTTAAAAACAAGGAGTACTGCATGATGATGGAGGCCAACCGGGAGAAGGCTGACATGGAGAGGGTGCTGAAGTACGTAAActtacctctttttttttctccttctgtatTTAGCCAAAAGTACTCTTTAGACGTTTCTCAGTTGCTGCTGCGTTTCTTTTCACAGGACTCAAGTGGAACAAATAGCCAAAGAGAATGAGGTGGAGAAGAAGCATAACGAGGAAGCGCAGCGTCACGCAGCGAGCCTCCGCCAGCAGGTGAGGGAACAGGAGCAAGTTGCTCTCGAAAAGCGCAGAGAAAGGCTCAAGGAGGCCGATCGGATGTTTGCAGAAGAACGGCAGAGGAATATGCGCCTCCTTGAAGTCAAAGAGCGAAAACTCCAGGAGCTCAAGTGAGTTCGTCTTGGACACGGTTTCCTCTTATATGCCACATTTTGCTTCTCTGTCTGCGAGTCAAATGTGTCTCTAATGACTAAACCTGACGTTCCCGTTATTGTCTGCAGGGCTACAGGGATCCCTGAAAAGTATTGCGTACAAGTGGAACGAAAGTCCCGGCAAATAATAACGGATCCAAGGACTGTGAAGGCCTGAGGTTCATCCAGTCATTTCAGAACAAATAAAGAATTGTAGTTATTATTTATGAACAACACTTATTGCAGTTTATAAATATATACGAGTATCTtgtagaaattatttataatttagaaaTCCCTGTAAGCATTTACAGCTGcatcttaaatgtaaatttcATGGAAAcgttcatttatttctgtcagtttgcATTCAACAAGCACATAGGTTCATAACGcagatatattttatattaattctAATGAGTATGGcttacagcaaatgaaaaccccaaatccagttatccccccaacccccaaaaAAGTTACTTCCTACACTAGCAGGATAAGCCGCtgaagtttagtggaaggaaaaactacGGAAGAAAAAGATGCACAAGCAACAGGAAGGACCATAGCCTCGGAAGGATTTTGAAACGAAGACCATTCAAAAGATTGTGGGAGATTCAGAGGTGGCGAACAATGGTATCATAATTACTGATTGGCCTCATAACTTTGGCTAAACGTCATGGATAATCTATCATGAAGTATTGCTAAGAGGAAAATGAATAGCCTGATCTTAACAGTTCAACAGTGTCACTGGCTGATCCACCTCCATCTTACACCACATCAAAGTTAATTCAAACCTCAAGTCTTATACCATAGACTTGAGGGAGGCACTTTTCTGTAATAAAAGCTTCTTGCCTCTcatgtaatatttttgattttctcagAAACAgaatttgggtttttattagTTGAAGGCAGACATTTTCCGTCTGAACACAAATAAATCCCTTTAAATCCCTGTGTGAACTCAATCTATGCATGTAATTTTTTGaatctaattttcttttgagaATCTTCTAATTTGCTGAGATGCACCTGCAGTCAGTCAACGATAAAAACGGGTCAGTTTGCACTTTAACTGATTTTTAGCAGGTCAAAggcgtttgctaattgctgctgtcgCTAAATGgctaaaacaggaaatttaaGGAAACATGCATAACAGAATCAAAGCAACCAAGTATGTTTGTGATGAAGGAATGACACAGCATGACATATGAAgctcaaaagatttttttttcacaatatccTTTAAAGTTTTCATACTTCTATGACCTCTCACCTTGACGATTGCTCTTCTCTGTATCAAGGCAAAGTCAGATCTCCTTGGAGAGTTCAGACTGTCCGGAACCAGGCATCTTTTCTTCTAATTGGCACTGATCTTGTACGGTGAGGATGTGCTGTATTGAGGGTGTTCGATTCCCTGCGTGCCTCCCTGTGCCTCTCGGGCATCGATGGCTGCTGCTCTGGTTCTTCGACGATCTGCCTCCTTGTCGGGTTTGGTGCTCTGGTGTCCGTCAGCCTGAGGCCGCCTCCCCCTCGCTGGTGATGGGCACTGAATGCTCCCAGGTTCCTAATCTTTTCATCGTAACGTCTTTGCAATTCCAGTCGACAAGTATGCATGCCTACtccaaacacaaatatttactaaaaaattttcaaattatCTGGCGCATTTTTATCTGTTACACACCTTCATCTTCTAGATGTTTTATGATCCAAACTAAAATATGGAGATATATCAATGCTGCTCAGATCCGAGAAACATCAGTCAACTCATTTTGTTTGGCCTTTGACATAACTAGGACATTAATACTTGAACCTATCCTTTTATTTAGTGgttattttactgttatttttttttttccaaatttaagtAATACTGACAAAAAAAGGAATCTGTTGTATTAAAACCTACAACTTTTATAAGCTGCAGAACCTCTTCTGCTACATTTACTTCTTGAATTGAAACAACGGTTCCAAAAATGGCTTTGTATGagaaaccaacattttaaatctacagAAAACAGGATCTAAAATGGGATTTGGCAGATAAAATCTTGTTCATCTCTCGAGTAACATTTACCAGGAAAAGTCGACATATTGCTACTTCATGCCACACAGGAAACTGGAgtctaatttcatttttattcaggaTAGTACTTCCCTTTCAGTTAGGTCATAATCTTCCATGTATCCATGACAGATCCCCTTAACTACTATTATGCATGACAACAGAAAGGAATCAAACTTATGTTCGGGTTAGGATGACACTTTMCACACACAGCTTAAAGCATGGAAGGAAGTTAAGTACATCAAGGGTGATAAGAGGCTCCAACTCACGACCCTTCTTGACAAAgagccatttttttcttcatcttaaaTCTAAACACACAACCTACAGGAGTGTTACGGATCTTCATTAAACCGTCATTAGAACGCCACGGGTTCCACCCGCCCACCTTCTTCCCTCTTTGTTCGCCATAAAGACGAACAAAGAGAAGAGTGGGTGGGGGGCGAATAGGTAGAGTCTCCAGCTAGAAGTTTTCAGTTCGTCATGTTCACATCTGTAcacgcaaaaaaacaaaaaaaaaacaaaacaaaaagaggtaACGGTGACCGAGGGAAACAGCACAACAACCTGGCATACACAGACCTCAGTAAGAGGAAGTTTCGGagtaaatacacacacacacgcatacatacacacgcacacacagtaCGGTTAGGGACCCTGGGGTTTGGTGGCCGTGGTCTCGTCCTTGCACATACACAGACACAGTCTCACACAAGCACTGTACACGGCACAAGAGGTCACCTCAATATATGGAGCCAAAGAAGAGCCAACATCTAGGAGGATGGAGTGAACGGGCCTGTTCAGGCTGGGAGGAGGCTTAAAATTATTGGTCAGACCCTCgggtcagacacacacacacactaacacccTCAGTCACACAGTGACATACGTCTGTATGCATTTAAAACTCCATAAAGCTACACGCCTGTGCAGAATATACTATCATTACTTAGTGTTGCTAGCTAGAGCCATTGAAATggcaatatttaatattatatgtaacctttttttctcctcagaatATACAATAATGAAATGCATTTACAGACAAGACAATGGAGGCTGTTCACATGTTCAGTACATCAAAAGTAAGAGCTTGTCTACATTAATTTCTTCATGAGTGCAAAATCCGATGCTCCTCCACCTACTTCAAAGGTTCAATGCTGAGCTTTAGCAAGTCCACTTCTTCACAAACCAATAGAAAAACGAGACAAaacgtaaaaacaaaaagtctaaataagTTGTTATAAATACGGAATGTGAAAAAACAGGTGGTCCAACAACTTtcaaacaatacaaataaatgtccTTCAGTGCTGTAGAATATTTTCTCCTATAACAGgatgatctaaaaaaaaaaaaaggaaaaaaaaaaagggaaaaaaatactaatactCAAAACAACAGTGGGCTGTTGCTTGCTTGTGGCCCTTGCAGTGAGTAGAAGACCATGGGAAGCTGGTGAGGAACAAAAAGGAGGACAGATGGGAGGTTGGACTGTATCGGGTGGGAGGTCGGGCGTTCACATGCTGTAACCAAAGCTGGGCTGTGGCGGCTGGCCGTAGGCTGGAGCCCCCGTGTAGCCGTAGCCATACGCCTGCTGAGGAGGCACGGCCATGTTGGGCCCTGCTGTTAGCATCAGCTGCGGTGTGCCTGCAAACCATAAAAGTAGACAGTTACAGCCTGGAAGGCTTTGGATAGACAGATGTCAGCCATaagacaacaaaataataaaagcatagATAGAAGTATGGACTGACACACAAAATGAGGACAAAAAGACTAATGGGTGAATGGATTGTTGGCCAGATGAACAAATGAACAACTGGATAGATAAAAGTCCATCCTAATTCAGACATGGAAAATACCTCAATCACACTCCTCACTTTGACACTGTCCTGGACTGCAAAGGAACTCTGAATCTGCCGTCAAGAGTTATGTTTCACTATGGGTGTGTCCAAAGTCAGAGGCTGCACCCAGCTGACCCGGCTGACCTGGCAGACACAGGTCGGGTCACTCGCCGACTGCCAATGACGGAAGTGAGCAGCTGTGAAGCTGGACGATGCTGCCTTCAGATTTATTCCCGTCTCTGTCCTTGGTGCATGCAATGTCGCCTAGCAACTGTGACGACGCCAAGCACAACCTGGTAAAAACGCAGCTCGAAATCCTGATGACCTTTTAATAccatttaatgctttttaattaaataattaactaatAAAGTTGGTAAATTATATCTTATAGGGTTTTTATGCTACCATATTTAAAGCTGCACAATCGCGGTTAATAGTAGTCATCCCTAATGCCAACTTATCTGTCGCTATatttagtaacttttcagacaaaaaaaaaaacaaactcccccccccaaaaaaaaacaggatttgtttttttttatttgtatcgacaagtcaggttttttaatgatcggtgatcagccagaaaattGCAATTGGTGCACCATTACTCCTGTCCCACTCTAGCTTCCACTGTGTTCCGACATTGTTAGAAGAACTAAAATCTCCTTCATCAACAGAATGAGGGAACGGCCTTCGGTGCACTGATGGGACAAAATTGGCCCTTAAATGCAGCCGTCGAAGGAATCTGGAGACTCTAACTCAGTTAAAGTGTTAAAGCTGTTATTACCGTAAACAATGGGTTGAGACTCCGTGGCCTGCTCCTCCTGTTTCCTCAGAGACTCAGAGGCTTCGAGTTTGTCCACCTGTGGGAAAACATTACCGAGTCAGACTGGAGCTGAAGAGTCGGCGATCGGCTCCTGAAGAGCACAGGCAGAGACgccatgtttgtaaaaaaaaaaataaaataaaataaaaataaaacaaaaaataaaacaaaaaaaaactgacctcGGGGTTATTTCACTGGCTGACGGATGGGACCATTCCTGACAGGCGAAGATCAATACAGTCcagatttaagtaaataaataaataaaacaaaaaacaggctGCCGGCGGCAGACCTTGCTCATGTGTTGGAGACCCTCTATAAGGCATGAGGATTAACTAGAGTTAAACAGGTACCGGCTACTCTAATCGAGCGTGGCTACAGGCGTCTATCAGATGGACATCCACCTATCCGTGGTAACAGTTAGGGAATTAGGaggaaa harbors:
- the cfap45 gene encoding cilia- and flagella-associated protein 45 isoform X1, producing the protein MKPASTSRSSGRYRKLADISGVDEELFDKPNNSKSMEEPTKTKQEQRILQIITKDLIRTVRVPRIERIEDTIALPSSGIRGIISKARIGVSEEREALRQAYLKEKEAKMQAAEERKNQLVEIDEAQREKPELTEVEQDAQKRSKRIKCRAYELQMEEEQEIKSLNKLIMCAKTQATWDEQVVEKKEIKGLMDKEEKRLDIMMEVERRRGLADMKMIEDLQKKQRMEGKEQIYGQIKERMEEKLNDNMLKELEKEQVHRDQERMNREYQEAMENKRKEQQLLQKEIMRINADVTRAKEKRLEEEKMTNLKAMDYLKQKMEREEEFEAEQERIKKEKEKEIARLRALQERAKDYKAEQDAIRAKRNQDISDRKWRMQQKELAEKKARDEANLKAARLEQVKNKEYCMMMEANREKADMERVLKTQVEQIAKENEVEKKHNEEAQRHAASLRQQVREQEQVALEKRRERLKEADRMFAEERQRNMRLLEVKERKLQELKATGIPEKYCVQVERKSRQIITDPRTVKA
- the cfap45 gene encoding cilia- and flagella-associated protein 45 isoform X2: MNNSKSMEEPTKTKQEQRILQIITKDLIRTVRVPRIERIEDTIALPSSGIRGIISKARIGVSEEREALRQAYLKEKEAKMQAAEERKNQLVEIDEAQREKPELTEVEQDAQKRSKRIKCRAYELQMEEEQEIKSLNKLIMCAKTQATWDEQVVEKKEIKGLMDKEEKRLDIMMEVERRRGLADMKMIEDLQKKQRMEGKEQIYGQIKERMEEKLNDNMLKELEKEQVHRDQERMNREYQEAMENKRKEQQLLQKEIMRINADVTRAKEKRLEEEKMTNLKAMDYLKQKMEREEEFEAEQERIKKEKEKEIARLRALQERAKDYKAEQDAIRAKRNQDISDRKWRMQQKELAEKKARDEANLKAARLEQVKNKEYCMMMEANREKADMERVLKTQVEQIAKENEVEKKHNEEAQRHAASLRQQVREQEQVALEKRRERLKEADRMFAEERQRNMRLLEVKERKLQELKATGIPEKYCVQVERKSRQIITDPRTVKA